One genomic segment of Pseudodesulfovibrio sp. JC047 includes these proteins:
- a CDS encoding sulfite exporter TauE/SafE family protein codes for MTVLEITISVLSFGLSFLFALGGVGSALVLIPTLTWLGIPLNMARPTSLFVNAVSMMGATYSNIREKRLDYRLGVPIIVSSIALAPIGAWVGCLIPTHLVLILFIGFLIFSGTMMIFFKSSKYADQYREDRPFWGPLMVGIVAGFVSGLLGVGGGGLISPLMIMQGFNPKKITTVTALAIPFSSLSAFVAYAVMGTVSWRLLLFAGMTAWAGGYLGTMVMQQRMRPATVKKFLGCILLLLAFRLIGQTI; via the coding sequence ATGACTGTTCTTGAAATCACCATTTCCGTCTTATCGTTTGGCCTGAGCTTTTTGTTTGCCCTGGGAGGCGTCGGTTCCGCCCTGGTTCTGATTCCGACCCTGACATGGCTGGGTATCCCCCTGAACATGGCACGACCGACCAGTCTGTTTGTCAATGCTGTTTCCATGATGGGAGCCACATACTCCAACATCCGGGAAAAACGTCTTGATTATCGGCTCGGCGTGCCGATAATCGTATCATCCATCGCCCTCGCTCCCATCGGAGCCTGGGTGGGCTGTCTGATTCCGACCCATCTTGTGCTCATCCTCTTTATCGGCTTCCTCATCTTTTCGGGAACCATGATGATCTTTTTCAAAAGCTCGAAATACGCCGATCAATACAGAGAAGACAGACCATTTTGGGGGCCGCTGATGGTTGGCATCGTTGCCGGTTTTGTTTCCGGCCTGCTCGGTGTGGGCGGCGGCGGTCTCATATCACCACTCATGATAATGCAAGGATTCAATCCCAAAAAAATCACCACCGTTACCGCCTTGGCGATCCCTTTTTCCTCCCTCTCCGCCTTTGTGGCCTACGCGGTCATGGGCACGGTTTCCTGGCGATTGCTGCTCTTTGCCGGAATGACCGCCTGGGCCGGTGGTTACCTCGGCACCATGGTCATGCAACAGCGGATGCGTCCGGCCACGGTCAAGAAATTCCTGGGCTGCATCCTGCTGCTGCTCGCTTTCAGATTGATAGGACAGACCATTTGA